The Gammaproteobacteria bacterium nucleotide sequence CACAAGATCCTCACCGATCCCGGCAATCCGGACCGAATCTGGGCCGGTATCTCCGCAGCCGGCGTCTTTCGTTCCGACGACGGCGGCGACACTTGGCTTCCCGTCAACACGGGTGTCGCCAAGACCGTCCCATCCAGGGATTTCGACGACATCGGTTCCTGTGTGCACGGACTCGCCCTCGACCCGGACGATTCGAACCTCATCTACCGCCAAGATCATCAAGGGGTGTACCGGTCATCGAATGGCGGCGACACCTGGGAACGAACGGAAACCGGACTGCCCGGCACTTTCGGGTTCCCGATGGTGATGGATCGGTCCTCGAAGACGATATTCGTCGTTCCGCTGCAGAGCGACGAGTACCGCCTCCCACCAAATGGCCGGTTCCGGGTCTACCGCTCCATCGATGGAGCAGAGACATGGCAGGTGTCTGGTACAGGACACCCCAAGGCTCCAACATTCACACCTGTGCTGCGCGGTGCGATGGACACCGACCACGAGGGAGGCGTCTACCTCGGTACTACTTCTGGTCAGTTTCGGTTCACCGTCGACGGCGGCGACTCGTGGATGACGGAGGCCTGG carries:
- a CDS encoding exo-alpha-sialidase translates to HKILTDPGNPDRIWAGISAAGVFRSDDGGDTWLPVNTGVAKTVPSRDFDDIGSCVHGLALDPDDSNLIYRQDHQGVYRSSNGGDTWERTETGLPGTFGFPMVMDRSSKTIFVVPLQSDEYRLPPNGRFRVYRSIDGAETWQVSGTGHPKAPTFTPVLRGAMDTDHEGGVYLGTTSGQFRFTVDGGDSWMTEAWTLPRILCVKVLPV